In Eucalyptus grandis isolate ANBG69807.140 chromosome 4, ASM1654582v1, whole genome shotgun sequence, the following proteins share a genomic window:
- the LOC104442292 gene encoding LOW QUALITY PROTEIN: flavonoid 3'-monooxygenase CYP75B137 (The sequence of the model RefSeq protein was modified relative to this genomic sequence to represent the inferred CDS: inserted 1 base in 1 codon) → MFHPFLHDVQSSLSLHGVSLPHLLLLLSSIFAISYWAWLRPAQKKTSLPLPPGPVGLPLVGNLPFLDPELHTYFAALARTYGPVLKLQLGKKLGIVVTSPATAREVLKDNDVTFANRDVPIAGRTATYGGSDIVSTPYGPEWRMLRKVCVLKMLSNHTLDSVYELRRSEVRKVVGYFRSQAGSPVNVGELMFLTVLNVITSMLWGGTLQGQEREHVGADFRQVVSDITELLAKPNISDFYPSLARFDLQGIERQMKGLVKRFDGIFEKMIQQRLKMEREGGSGCQDFLQFLLKLKDEEDAKTPLTMTSLKALLMDMVVGGTDTSSNTVEFAMAEIMNKPSVLRSIQNELEIVVGKDNIVEESHIPRLPYLHAVMKESLRLHPALPXLVPHCPSATCTVGGYTVPKGSRVFVNVWAIHRDPSIWSDPLEFNPERFLHDKGDYSGNDFNYFPFGSGRRICAGIAMAERMVLYSLATLLHSFDWKLPEGEKMDIREQFGIVLKKKKSLVAIPSPRFSDPRLYE, encoded by the exons ATGTTCCATCCCTTTCTCCACGATGTCCAATCTTCTCTTTCGTTGCACGGCGTCTCGCTGCCGCACTTACTTCTCCTTCTCTCGAGCATTTTCGCAATCAGCTATTGGGCATGGCTTCGTCCAGCCCAGAAGAAAACCTCGCTGCCGCTGCCCCCGGGACCGGTGGGCCTCCCCCTCGTCGGGAATCTGCCCTTCCTCGACCCCGAGCTCCACACCTACTTCGCCGCCCTCGCGAGGACGTACGGCCCGGTCCTGAAGCTCCAGCTCGGCAAGAAGCTCGGCATCGTCGTGACGTCCCCGGCGACCGCCCGCGAGGTGCTGAAGGATAACGACGTCACGTTCGCCAACCGCGACGTGCCCATCGCCGGGAGGACCGCGACCTACGGCGGCTCCGACATCGTGTCGACCCCGTACGGGCCCGAGTGGAGGATGCTGCGGAAGGTGTGCGTGCTCAAGATGCTGAGCAACCACACGCTGGACTCCGTCTACGAGCTCCGGCGGAGTGAGGTCCGAAAGGTGGTCGGGTACTTCCGCAGCCAGGCTGGGTCGCCGGTGAACGTTGGCGAACTGATGTTCTTGACGGTACTCAACGTGATTACGAGCATGTTGTGGGGTGGGACGTTGCAGGGCCAGGAGAGAGAGCACGTGGGTGCTGATTTCAGGCAG GTGGTATCGGATATCACAGAGCTTCTAGCCAAGCCGAACATTTCGGACTTTTATCCCAGTCTGGCCCGATTCGATTTGCAAGGGATAGAGAGGCAAATGAAGGGGTTGGTGAAACGGTTCGATGGAATTTTTGAGAAGATGATTCAGCAAAGGttgaaaatggagagagaaggCGGAAGCGGGTGTCAAGATTTCTTGCAGTTTCTGTTAAAGTTGAAGGATGAGGAAGATGCCAAGACCCCTCTAACAATGACTAGCCTCAAAGCTCTGCTCATG GATATGGTGGTTGGTGGAACAGACACATCCTCCAATACAGTTGAGTTTGCCATGGCTGAGATCATGAACAAACCTAGTGTTCTAAGAAGTATCCaaaatgaattggaaattgTGGTCGGCAAAGACAATATAGTAGAAGAATCTCACATTCCCAGGCTGCCTTACTTACACGCCGTCATGAAAGAGTCACTGAGATTGCACCCGGCGCTTC TGCTGGTCCCCCACTGCCCAAGCGCGACTTGCACTGTTGGAGGCTACACGGTCCCAAAGGGCTCTCGGGTCTTTGTCAACGTGTGGGCGATACATAGGGACCCTTCCATATGGAGCGACCCGCTAGAGTTCAATCCCGAGAGGTTTTTGCACGATAAGGGCGATTATAGTGGAAACGACTTCAATTACTTCCCCTTTGGGTCTGGGAGAAGAATATGCGCAGGGATAGCGATGGCTGAGAGGATGGTGCTATACTCACTTGCCACGCTCTTGCATTCATTTGATTGGAAGCTACCCGAGGGAGAGAAGATGGATATAAGAGAGCAATTTGGGATcgtcttgaaaaagaaaaagtcgcTAGTGGCTATTCCTTCGCCAAGGTTCTCTGATCCTCGCCTTTATGAATGA
- the LOC104442293 gene encoding probably inactive leucine-rich repeat receptor-like protein kinase At5g48380, which translates to MELWNRVSGLGAAGFLWALLSCCVIHCLETDINCLKTIKASVQDPLNYLNYTWNFDNDTEGFICRFTGVECWHPDENRVLNLKLSDMGLKGQFPRGIEQCKSLTGLDLSSNKFSGPIPENISSIIQYATSLDLSSNSFSGQIPVNLSNCRYLNSLRLDHNQLSGQIPAELSLLGRLKSFSVANNLLTGPVPAFGPNTIITADDYANNPGLCGAPLPPCMI; encoded by the coding sequence ATGGAGTTGTGGAATCGCGTTTCGGGCCTTGGAGCCGCGGGATTTCTATGGGCCTTGCTTAGCTGTTGCGTGATCCACTGCCTCGAGACCGATATCAACTGCTTGAAGACCATAAAAGCGTCGGTCCAAGATCCTCTGAATTACTTGAACTATACGTGGAATTTCGACAACGACACTGAAGGCTTCATTTGTCGATTCACCGGAGTGGAGTGCTGGCATCCTGATGAGAACCGGGTTCTGAATCTAAAGCTTTCCGATATGGGACTCAAGGGCCAGTTTCCCCGCGGCATCGAGCAATGCAAAAGCTTGACAGGATTGGATCTCTCGAGCAATAAGTTCTCTGGACCGATCCCGGAAAATATATCGAGTATAATTCAGTACGCGACGTCTCTCGACCTGTCATCCAATAGTTTTTCCGGACAAATCCCGGTAAACCTTTCGAACTGTCGCTACTTAAATTCCCTTAGGCTCGACCACAACCAGTTGTCCGGTCAAATTCCAGCTGAACTCAGCCTACTCGGTCGACTCAAATCCTTTAGCGTGGCCAACAACCTTCTGACGGGGCCAGTCCCCGCATTTGGCCCTAACACTATAATCACTGCGGATGATTATGCAAATAATCCAGGACTTTGTGGTGCTCCTCTGCCTCCGTGCATGATATAG
- the LOC104442290 gene encoding type III polyketide synthase A: MSKVDANGSAKPRPASTRRSPTPGKATILAIGKAFPSQVIPQECLVEGFIRDTKCEDASIKEKLERLCKTTTVKTRYTVMSKEILDKYPELVREGSPTLNQRLEIANPAVTEMALQASLSCIKQWGRPPGHITHLVYVSSSELRLPGGDLHLATRLGLRSDVGRVMLYFLGCYGGVTGLRVAKDIAENNPGSRVLLTTSETTILGFRPPNKARPYDLVGAALFGDGAAAAIIGADPLPCHGESPFMELSHAAQRFLPGTHDVIDGRLSDEGIYFKLGRDLPQKIEANIEEFCKGLMATAGLSEGFNDVFWAVHPGGPAIMNKLESTLKLRSDKLECSRKALMDYGNVSSNTIFYVIENMRDELMKREGGEEWGLALAFGPGITFEGILVRSLS, translated from the exons ATGTCGAAAGTCGATGCCAATGGCTCTGCCAAACCTCGTCCTGCTTCTACCAGGCGGTCTCCCACTCCAGGAAAGGCCACGATCCTTGCAATTGGCAAGGCCTTCCCCAGCCAAGTGATCCCGCAGGAATGCTTGGTGGAGGGATTCATCCGGGACACCAAATGCGAAGACGCTTCCATCAAGGAGAAGCTTGAGCGCCTCT GTAAAACCACCACTGTGAAGACAAGATACACAGTGATGTCCAAGGAGATCCTAGACAAGTACCCTGAACTGGTACGGGAAGGCTCTCCCACACTTAACCAAAGGCTTGAGATTGCCAACCCAGCAGTCACAGAGATGGCTCTCCAGGCCAGCCTCTCCTGCATCAAGCAATGGGGCCGGCCCCCGGGGCACATAACCCACCTTGTCTATGTCTCCTCGAGCGAGCTGCGCCTGCCTGGCGGTGACCTCCACCTCGCGACCCGGCTTGGCCTGAGGAGCGACGTCGGTCGGGTGATGCTCTACTTCCTCGGCTGCTACGGTGGCGTCACTGGCCTCCGTGTTGCCAAGGACATCGCCGAGAACAACCCCGGGAGCCGCGTCCTGCTGACCACGTCCGAGACCACCATCCTCGGTTTCCGGCCACCGAACAAGGCCCGCCCCTACGACCTTGTGGGGGCCGCCCTGTTCGGGGACGGTGCGGCGGCAGCCATCATCGGGGCGGATCCCTTGCCTTGCCATGGAGAGTCTCCCTTCATGGAGCTGAGCCATGCGGCGCAGCGGTTCCTCCCGGGGACCCACGACGTGATCGACGGCCGCCTCTCGGACGAGGGCATCTACTTCAAGCTGGGACGAGACCTGCCTCAGAAGATCGAGGCCAACATCGAGGAGTTCTGCAAGGGCCTCATGGCGACGGCCGGGCTCAGCGAGGGGTTCAACGACGTGTTCTGGGCGGTCCACCCGGGCGGGCCCGCGATCATGAACAAGCTGGAGAGCACGCTGAAGCTGAGGAGCGACAAGTTGGAATGCAGCAGGAAGGCGCTGATGGACTATGGGAATGTGAGCAGCAACACCATATTCTACGTGATTGAGAACATGAGAGATGAGCTGATGAAGAGAGAAGGTGGTGAGGAATGGGGGCTTGCGCTGGCGTTCGGACCTGGCATTACATTTGAAGGCATTCTCGTGCGCAGCCTTTCATAA
- the LOC104443272 gene encoding Werner Syndrome-like exonuclease, giving the protein MHSLHKITFYGEQIYTCVTDDPSVVTRWIMEVERAHLLWLNRLVVGLDIEWRPNLEPGVVHPVATLQLCVAHSCLIFQILHAEYVPASLHAFLGNLDYTFVGVGIKDDAMKLSDDFGLVVSRMVDLRGLAVGRWRNPSLGYMGLKKLVKVVLRKDLEKPKEITLSHWDEKTLTAPQVEYACLDAFVTFELGMALQAWLVGRVRVGWCVGANCVIVPNMVAPIFPHQVRS; this is encoded by the coding sequence ATGCATTCTCTTCACAAGATTACCTTCTACGGAGAGCAGATTTACACTTGCGTCACCGATGATCCGTCCGTCGTGACTCGTTGGATTATGGAGGTTGAGCGCGCCCACCTGCTCTGGCTGAATCGGCTCGTCGTTGGACTCGACATCGAGTGGCGCCCGAACCTCGAGCCTGGCGTCGTCCATCCTGTGGCTACCCTACAACTGTGCGTCGCCCACAGCTGCCTCATCTTTCAAATTCTCCATGCTGAGTACGTCCCCGCGTCGCTCCATGCATTTCTCGGTAATCTCGACTACACGTTCGTCGGCGTCGGCATCAAGGATGACGCAATGAAGCTGAGCGACGACTTTGGGCTTGTCGTGTCCCGCATGGTCGATCTCCGTGGGCTGGCGGTAGGGAGGTGGCGGAACCCGTCATTGGGTTATATGGGGCTGAAGAAATTGGTTAAAGTTGTGCTCCGAAAAGACCTTGAGAAGCCTAAAGAGATTACGTTGAGCCATTGGGACGAGAAGACATTGACAGCTCCTCAGGTAGAGTACGCGTGCCTCGATGCCTTCGTCACTTTCGAGCTCGGAATGGCTTTGCAAGCATGGCTAGTGGGTAGAGTTCGTGTCGGTTGGTGTGTCGGGGCAAACTGCGTGATCGTACCTAATATGGTCGCCCCTATTTTCCCTCATCAAGTTCGCTCATGA